A stretch of DNA from Cellulomonas fengjieae:
CGTGGACTCGGCGACGGGCTCGGGTGCGGCCGGCGGGGTGACCCCCACCGCCGTGGCGGCCTGGAAGGAGACGATGGTCACGGAGTGCGCCGCGGCGACCGCGTCGACCTGCCGCTTGTACGTGGACAGCTCGGCGGTCGGCGGCACCTGGAGCTGGAGCGCGGCGAGCTCCGAGCGCAGGGCATCGATGTTCTCGAACTGCTCCTTGAGCTTGGCCAGCTTGATCTTCGCGATCGCGTTCTGGTCCAGCTGCGACTCCGCCGCCGCCCGCGTCTCCGCAGCGGTCGCCAGGGTCGGCGACACGAGGACGAACCATGCGGCGGCGAGCACCAGGATGCACGCGAAGGCGGTTCCGGCGATCCAGCCGCCGGCCTTGTTCTTGGTCATGTCAGCTGCCTTCCGTGGCGGTGTCGGCGGCGGGGAACCGGCGGGCGAGCGCAGCCATGTCGACCTGCACCATCGACGTCACCTCGTAGGCGACGACACCGTCGATCTCGCCGAGCGTGTCGGACGACGTCGACGCGCCGTAGAAGCCGGGGATCGTGTTGAGGGCCTCGGTCCAGGCGGCGCTGTCCGGGAGCGTCTTGGCCCGCGCGGCGAACTGCACGGTCGCGACGCCCTGCGCGGTGAGCGCGTCCGGGGACGTCGGGGGCGGCGCGACGAGCCCGCCCTGCACCACCGAGAAGGTCGTGATGCTCACGTCCTGCGGCAGGACCGCGGAGATGGCGTCGAGGTACGGCTTCCACAGCACCTCCGGCGCCATCCCGACGGTCCGGGTCTCCGTGGTCCGCCGCAGCCCGTCGAGCACGGGCTGGACCTCGGCGTACTTGGCCTCCTGCGACTTCAGCTGGGCGGCCTCGCCCTGCGCATCAGCGAGGGCGGAGTCCGCGGACGTCCGGGAGAGCAGGGCGAACGCGTACATCACCCCCGCCATCGCCAGCACGAGGAGCAGCACCACGACGAGCCACTGCTTGACGTGGCGCAGCGTGCGCGCCGCCTTGACCTCCGGCGGCAGGAGGTTGACCTGGGGAAGACCGACGAGGAGAGCCCCGCCGGCGCGCTTCTGCGGCTTCGAGCGCTCGAGCAAGGTGGTCATGCGGCAACTCCGTACGCGAGTCCGACGGGCAGGGCGATGAGCGACTCGAGACCGTTCAGGGAGTCGCGGTGCACGGTCTTGGCCATGCGAAGACCGGCGAGCGGGTCACCGAGCGTGACGGGCAGCCGACTGGCGCTCGACAGGTACTGGCCGAGCCCGGGCAGGTGCGACCCGCCACCGGTGAGCACGACCACGTCGAGGCCCTTGCCCGGGTTGCTGCCCGAGTAGTAGACGAACGTGTTGCGGATCGACTCCACGAGAGAGGTGACGACGGTCGCGATGGCCTCGGCCGCGTCCGCCCGGTCCGGGCCGACCGCGTAGCCGATCCCGATCTCGCGCTTGAGCTGGTCAGCCTCGGTGGCGGGGATCTTCAGGGCGGTCGCCACGGCGTTGGTGACGTTCACGCCCCCGGAGGGAAGCGCGCGCACCAGGCGAGGAGAGCCCTGCGCGGAGATCACCACGGTGGTCAGGCTCGCCCCGATGTCGACGAACGCGGCCGTGGCACCGGACAGCTCGCCGTGGGAGAGCGCCCGGATGAGGGCGAAGGCGTTGAGGTCCACCATGCGCGGCTTGAGCCCGGCGCCCTCGACCGCGACGACGTTCGACGCGACGGTGTCCCGCTGGGCGGCGACGAGCATGCCGCGCACCATGCGGCCCTGCGGTCCCTCGAGCTCGCCCGTCGGGAAGAAGTCCAGCAGCGCGTCGTCCGTGGACATCGGCAGCAGCTCCATCACCTGGAACGGCAGCGACTCCTTGAGCTGCGCCAGCGGCATCCACGGGAGGTCCAGGTCGCGGACGATGACGCGCTGGTTGCCCACGCCGATGATGACGTCCTTCGACGTGAACTTGGTCTGCGCCCACAGCTGACGCAGCGCCTGGGACACGATCGACGGCTGCTGCACCTCGCCGTCGCGGACGGCCCCGACCGGGAGCGGCGCCTGACCGAACCGGACCAGGGTGGGGGCGTTCTTGCCGCTGGGGCCGCCGCTGCCGAACTCCAGCTCGGCGGCGCGCACCGACGACGAGCCGATGTCGAGCCCGATGACGCGTGACGTGGCCACGAGGGTCCTTCCGAAGGATCGATGAGTTCCCAGGTGCTATCGGGCGGAACACCGGGCGACTTGAGCCGTTCGTGGAACGGCTGCGATCGTTCAGAGCAGGCCGACGTACCAGTCCGCGACCGCGGGGCCGAGGACGAGACCGACCGCCGCGCCGGCGAGCATCCAGGGGCCGAACGGGATGCCGGAGCCGCGCTTCGCCCGGCGGGTCAGCAGGAGGCCGACGGAGAACACTCCCCCGAGCAGGAAGGCTGCGAACCAGCCGACCACCAGGGCGTCCCAGCCGACCCAGCCGAGGTACAGCCCGAGGACGCCAGCCAGCTTGACGTCGCCGAAGCCCATCCCCTTCGGGTACACGATGATCAGCACGAAGTAGACGGCGAAGAGGATCGCGGCGCCGAGGGCCGCGCGCAGCAGCGGTGCCCAGTCCGGCTCACCGGTGGGGTTCCACGACGCGAGCGCGAGCAGGGCGAGGGCCACGGGGTAGGACGGGAGGACGATCGCGTCGGGCAGGCGGTTGACGTCGATGTCGATCAAGGCCAGCGCGATCGCGATAGCGGCCAGGTACCAGAACGCCGGGAGCGCCCACGAGACGCCCAGCCACCAGGTCACCAGCGCGAAGGCGACCCCCGTGCCCAGCTCGACGGCCGGGTACCGCCCGGAGATGGCGGCGCCGCAGTCCCGACATCTGCCTCGCAGCAGCAGCCAGGACACGATCGGCACGTTGTCGTAGGGCCGGATCGGGTGCGCGCACTGCGGGCACGCGCTCGGTGGCGACACGACGGACTCGCCGCGGGGCACGCGCCACACGACGACGTTCAGGAACGAGCCGATCACGCTCCCGATCACGACCGAGAGCCCGATCAGCGCGCCCGTCACGTCATGTCCCCCTGGTCCATCAGCTGGTCTCCTCGAGGTAGTTGCCTACCTCAGCCTCGACGTTCTCCGCCGGAGCGTTCCACTTCTGCGCGGTGCTGCCGTCGCAGGTGGCCATGACGAGCGAGGTCCAGTTTCCGTTGTACCTGCCACCGCTCGCGGCGACACAGCGACCGGTGCTGTCCTGGATCGTCCAGCTGGTCGTCTTGTTGCCCGTGGCCGTGTGCCGGATCCACTGGGACGCCGGCGTCGCAAGATTGCACGAGGTCGTGATGACCGGGTAGAACCCCACGCCGATCCCCGCGTAGCCGGAGGGGGTCGACTGCGCCGCCGGGGACTGCAGGCAGTACTGGGTGCCCGCGGCGTTGTAGATGTAGATCAGCTGCTTCGGCGCCGTGGTGCCGACGAGGGGCTCGTTGTAGAACCACTTGTGGTTCCACTTCAGCGCAGCGCCGGCAGGGGGGTCCTGCTTGCACGGGTAGGAGATCAGGAACGGCCGCGACGTGGTCTCGTCGGTCACGTCGAAGCACCGGCCGAACTCGAGGTAGTTCACGATCTGGTGGGTGTTGACGCTCGCCGCGCCGGGACCGACCGCGGGGTCCGGCGAGAAGGACCCGTAGGGCTGGTTGTCGGCGCAGCCCGAGGTCAGCTTCAGCAGGTCGCCGTCCCCCGGGGTGCCCGAGGTCTTGGGCGAGCCCAGGCACCGTCCACTGTCCGCCTTGCCCGAGTCCTGCCCCTGCCACGTCGCCTTGCCTGCCTCGTGCCACGACCACAGCTGTTCGTAGGTGGGTGAGGCGCAGCTCTTCAGCTTGATGTCCGAGCCGATCGTGGTCAGGCACAGCGTGTTGGCCGTCAGCGTGGAGCTGGCCAGCTTGATCGTGTAGTCGGTGTCGTAGACCCAGAGCTCGTAGTCCTCGAGGGCGTTGGTCCCGCAGGTGCCGACGGGGCGGTACTTGATGGTGGAGCCGTCGGTGAGCCCCTCGGCCCGCAGGCAGAACTGCGCGGTGCTCGAGTTGGCGACGTACGAGTAGATCCGTCCGCCCGCGACGTTGGTGGTCGTCGTCGAGAACTGGTAGATCATCGCGATCGACCGGTCCGCCATGTCGCTCTTGACGCGCGCGGAGGAGACGGCCTGGCCGTGCGACGAGATGTAGGCGTACGACGGCAGCTGGGCGTTGGTCCCGAGACCGTTCGAGCACGGCAGCGCGTTGGTCGCGCGCCAGCCGGCCGACCGGCCCGCCGGGTCCTCCTTGAAGTACTGGATCGTGACGTCGTAGGTCGTCCCCGACGCGGCGGTGTCGACGGCGCCGGTGAGCGTGCACGGCAGCTTCTTGGGATCGCCGTACACGTTGCCCGTGAAGTCCGCGACGGCGACCGCCGTGCGGATGCGCGCCAGGCTCGCCTCCACGCCCGCCTCGGCGGCGAAGATGGTGCGGGTGCTCTTCTCGGAGAAGTGGGTCGGTTTGACCTGGCTGACCACCAGGCCGAGGACCAGGACGCTCAGCGCGCTCATGATCATGATCATCAGCAGCGCAGTCAGGAGGGCGACGCCACGATCGCGGTCCGCTCCCCCGGTCCTGTCCTGCAGTGCTCGCACGGCGTCCCGCATGACCATTCCTCCTCGTCGGTTCACGGTCGGAACCCCGCCGGCGCGCAGACCGGGTTGTCCGAGACGCCGTCCGCAGGGGCGCCGTCGATGTTGCTGGGTGACTCCACCGAGCTGTTCCGGGCGACGAAGCTCGACGCGGACGAGACCTCGGCGGCCTCGGCGCCCCTGAAGAGCAACGACACCGTCACCTCCTGGCGCGGGTGCAGCGGGGAGGCGAGCTCCACGGAGAAGGGGTACCCGGCGGTCGCCGCGTCGGCCAGGTCCGTCGTGACTCCGACGAACGACGGAAGGCTCCCGGCGCCGTCCGCCCACGAGCGCATGGCCACGACCCCGGTCGCGGGGTCCCAGCGCCACTGCGTGCACGTCGTGACACCGCTCTTCGCCACCGTGGCGGGCGTCCGGAACTCGATGTACTGACGTCCGCCGCCGCCGGCACCGGGCAGGTTCACCGCGTCGGCGTAGCGCACCTGCTTGTCGAACCGCTGCAGCACCAGTCGCGCCCTGTCACCGGCGTTCACAGTGACAGTGCTGCGCACGGCGTTGTTGGTCATGACCACCACACCGCTGAGGAAGATGGCCACGACCGAGACGAAGATCCCCATCGCGACGATCAGCTCGATCGTCGTGATGCCGGAGTCGCGCTCGTCGGAACGCGCGCGGCGCAGGATGCCGCGCATCAGTTGTTCACCTTCAGCGTCACGGTCACCGTGTTGGACGTCTGGTAGCCGCTGTC
This window harbors:
- a CDS encoding prepilin peptidase, whose amino-acid sequence is MTGALIGLSVVIGSVIGSFLNVVVWRVPRGESVVSPPSACPQCAHPIRPYDNVPIVSWLLLRGRCRDCGAAISGRYPAVELGTGVAFALVTWWLGVSWALPAFWYLAAIAIALALIDIDVNRLPDAIVLPSYPVALALLALASWNPTGEPDWAPLLRAALGAAILFAVYFVLIIVYPKGMGFGDVKLAGVLGLYLGWVGWDALVVGWFAAFLLGGVFSVGLLLTRRAKRGSGIPFGPWMLAGAAVGLVLGPAVADWYVGLL
- a CDS encoding RICIN domain-containing protein, producing the protein MRDAVRALQDRTGGADRDRGVALLTALLMIMIMSALSVLVLGLVVSQVKPTHFSEKSTRTIFAAEAGVEASLARIRTAVAVADFTGNVYGDPKKLPCTLTGAVDTAASGTTYDVTIQYFKEDPAGRSAGWRATNALPCSNGLGTNAQLPSYAYISSHGQAVSSARVKSDMADRSIAMIYQFSTTTTNVAGGRIYSYVANSSTAQFCLRAEGLTDGSTIKYRPVGTCGTNALEDYELWVYDTDYTIKLASSTLTANTLCLTTIGSDIKLKSCASPTYEQLWSWHEAGKATWQGQDSGKADSGRCLGSPKTSGTPGDGDLLKLTSGCADNQPYGSFSPDPAVGPGAASVNTHQIVNYLEFGRCFDVTDETTSRPFLISYPCKQDPPAGAALKWNHKWFYNEPLVGTTAPKQLIYIYNAAGTQYCLQSPAAQSTPSGYAGIGVGFYPVITTSCNLATPASQWIRHTATGNKTTSWTIQDSTGRCVAASGGRYNGNWTSLVMATCDGSTAQKWNAPAENVEAEVGNYLEETS
- the pilM gene encoding type IV pilus assembly protein PilM is translated as MATSRVIGLDIGSSSVRAAELEFGSGGPSGKNAPTLVRFGQAPLPVGAVRDGEVQQPSIVSQALRQLWAQTKFTSKDVIIGVGNQRVIVRDLDLPWMPLAQLKESLPFQVMELLPMSTDDALLDFFPTGELEGPQGRMVRGMLVAAQRDTVASNVVAVEGAGLKPRMVDLNAFALIRALSHGELSGATAAFVDIGASLTTVVISAQGSPRLVRALPSGGVNVTNAVATALKIPATEADQLKREIGIGYAVGPDRADAAEAIATVVTSLVESIRNTFVYYSGSNPGKGLDVVVLTGGGSHLPGLGQYLSSASRLPVTLGDPLAGLRMAKTVHRDSLNGLESLIALPVGLAYGVAA
- a CDS encoding PulJ/GspJ family protein, which gives rise to MRGILRRARSDERDSGITTIELIVAMGIFVSVVAIFLSGVVVMTNNAVRSTVTVNAGDRARLVLQRFDKQVRYADAVNLPGAGGGGRQYIEFRTPATVAKSGVTTCTQWRWDPATGVVAMRSWADGAGSLPSFVGVTTDLADAATAGYPFSVELASPLHPRQEVTVSLLFRGAEAAEVSSASSFVARNSSVESPSNIDGAPADGVSDNPVCAPAGFRP
- a CDS encoding fimbrial assembly protein, encoding MTTLLERSKPQKRAGGALLVGLPQVNLLPPEVKAARTLRHVKQWLVVVLLLVLAMAGVMYAFALLSRTSADSALADAQGEAAQLKSQEAKYAEVQPVLDGLRRTTETRTVGMAPEVLWKPYLDAISAVLPQDVSITTFSVVQGGLVAPPPTSPDALTAQGVATVQFAARAKTLPDSAAWTEALNTIPGFYGASTSSDTLGEIDGVVAYEVTSMVQVDMAALARRFPAADTATEGS